The Candidatus Defluviibacterium haderslevense genome window below encodes:
- a CDS encoding heavy metal-binding domain-containing protein — protein MSYIDNCPNCGSSLKGIFGSKLLSKSKIDLINSYMKLQNEYYCTSCSKSDLKFIASELKKDKTTFEARIKQIIFNIPVLTCPAPISWQYEVLGMVSTQNSTGTGFLTDLSRGFNDFFGAGSKSTNNKISAATALCKTDLRIQCVKFGGNAIISTDIDFNEIGAGSANMLMVCMAGTAINVTDYNNFNAQSRDKIKEIIELTDKLVMIEEIDL, from the coding sequence ATGTCCTATATTGATAATTGTCCTAACTGTGGATCCTCCTTGAAGGGAATTTTTGGAAGTAAACTACTAAGTAAATCTAAAATTGATTTAATAAATAGCTACATGAAGTTACAAAATGAATACTATTGTACAAGTTGTTCAAAATCAGATTTAAAGTTTATTGCCTCAGAACTTAAAAAAGACAAAACCACCTTTGAAGCAAGGATAAAACAAATAATCTTTAATATTCCTGTATTGACTTGTCCAGCTCCAATATCATGGCAATATGAAGTTTTAGGAATGGTCAGTACTCAAAACTCTACTGGTACTGGATTTTTAACTGATTTATCCAGAGGATTCAATGATTTTTTTGGCGCTGGATCAAAATCAACCAACAATAAAATTTCGGCAGCAACGGCCTTATGTAAAACTGATTTGAGAATTCAATGTGTGAAATTTGGAGGCAATGCAATAATATCAACAGATATTGATTTTAATGAAATTGGCGCTGGAAGTGCTAATATGTTAATGGTTTGTATGGCTGGAACTGCTATAAATGTTACAGATTACAATAACTTTAATGCTCAAAGTAGGGATAAAATAAAGGAGATTATAGAATTAACTGATAAACTTGTAATGATTGAAGAAATAGACCTTTAG
- a CDS encoding helix-turn-helix transcriptional regulator, whose protein sequence is MISEHDILNLFGENVRKCRRKLDISQEELAHRADLHRTYIGMIERAEKNITLINMEKIAKALEVKIEDLLK, encoded by the coding sequence ATGATTTCAGAACACGACATACTAAATTTATTTGGAGAAAACGTCAGAAAATGCAGGCGTAAACTTGATATTTCTCAAGAAGAGTTGGCGCATCGTGCCGACCTTCACAGAACTTATATTGGTATGATTGAACGAGCTGAAAAAAATATTACTCTTATTAATATGGAGAAAATTGCTAAAGCTTTAGAGGTTAAAATTGAAGACCTTTTAAAATAG
- a CDS encoding integrase catalytic domain-containing protein — translation MTEIKHNFYLKDSKSSDPTPINYQIFINGKRLRKGIGYSIHHELWDIDTQRPTESKELINKWKKEYPSLNNTFKNINARIFNFKQEAESYLQTCINNRAPIDKQALIKQLEDNLLKSNRTIDNGPKQGKKQGNGINFDLNYILDFTNQFVKDITNGKRTIQTGKNIKERYSDGTIKTYRNFQVTWDEFEKEIGIRFKWTQMNKQFYDDLNQYLNNKDYKKNTSGKIIKSFKVIAQAALDDSIHQNTEFRKPYFKTLTAKVDNIYLTLDELAYLENLDQFINETWEKARDIFLLGCYTALRFSDLKRINKGHIQSTNTGFKLNIITQKTKEKVIIPLKSEAFSILEKYNFKPPKIEEQTVNRLIKEIAKRAGICTQIEQRETTGGKTKILTTPKHDLLTTHTGRRTGATQMYLAKIDPIQIMKITGHTSESNFMKYICITKEEAAEIMAENQFFK, via the coding sequence ATGACTGAGATAAAACATAATTTCTATTTGAAGGACAGCAAGTCAAGCGATCCCACACCAATAAATTACCAGATTTTTATAAATGGAAAGCGACTTAGAAAGGGAATAGGATATTCCATTCATCATGAATTATGGGATATTGATACCCAAAGGCCTACTGAATCAAAAGAACTTATCAATAAATGGAAGAAAGAATATCCCTCTTTAAACAACACATTTAAAAATATTAATGCTAGGATCTTCAATTTCAAACAAGAGGCCGAATCTTATTTACAGACTTGCATTAATAATCGAGCACCTATAGATAAACAGGCTCTTATTAAACAATTAGAAGACAACCTTCTGAAATCAAATAGGACCATAGACAACGGTCCAAAACAAGGGAAAAAGCAAGGGAATGGAATTAATTTTGATTTAAACTACATTTTAGATTTTACTAATCAATTTGTAAAGGACATTACCAATGGAAAAAGGACCATTCAAACAGGCAAGAATATCAAAGAGAGATATTCAGATGGTACAATAAAGACATATAGGAATTTTCAAGTTACTTGGGATGAATTCGAAAAGGAAATAGGGATTAGATTCAAGTGGACCCAAATGAATAAACAATTCTATGATGACCTAAATCAATATCTCAATAACAAAGACTATAAAAAAAATACATCTGGAAAGATAATTAAATCATTCAAAGTCATTGCTCAGGCCGCCTTAGATGACAGCATTCATCAAAATACTGAGTTCAGAAAACCATATTTTAAGACCCTCACAGCCAAAGTAGATAACATATACTTGACTTTGGATGAATTGGCATATCTCGAAAACCTTGACCAATTTATAAATGAGACATGGGAGAAAGCAAGAGATATTTTTCTTTTGGGATGTTACACCGCCTTAAGGTTTAGCGATTTGAAACGAATAAATAAAGGCCATATCCAAAGTACAAATACTGGATTCAAATTAAATATCATAACCCAGAAAACCAAAGAGAAAGTAATAATTCCTTTGAAATCTGAGGCATTTTCAATCCTTGAAAAATACAATTTCAAACCTCCTAAGATAGAAGAACAAACGGTAAACCGACTTATAAAGGAAATTGCTAAAAGAGCAGGAATATGTACACAAATAGAACAACGGGAAACCACAGGAGGAAAAACAAAGATCCTGACTACTCCAAAGCATGACCTATTGACTACCCACACAGGCCGAAGAACAGGAGCAACACAAATGTACCTTGCAAAGATTGACCCTATACAAATTATGAAAATAACAGGTCATACCTCGGAGAGTAACTTCATGAAATACATATGTATTACCAAAGAGGAAGCGGCCGAAATAATGGCAGAAAATCAGTTTTTTAAATAG
- a CDS encoding restriction endonuclease codes for MEISIVAFNELLNNKNIIVKAFREHSKASEKYIDVTILQPDGYLWKGSIPYFYRRTGLFIETPEDLVDYLNNVYPLFSKNAVDKFVAIEKKRWSDEMSGKETTKGFFDKLLNLEWNSVQYDLPANRNFARRIQDIKEFGYTLATDTRRRVKGKYITDTHLQLVPLPKGGVTGYEVMSQTFKARAIAVMEAVNVYELSTSNKHGLLPDHKFPEIRWDEETRAENPEEMNEAQIKEKFQLVDNQRNQQKREVCRRCFQTGQRGKLYGLNFFYQGDENWSTEFPRVGKEAEKGCVGCGWYDIQKWRDSLNEFISLNKK; via the coding sequence ATGGAAATTTCAATTGTCGCATTTAATGAATTACTTAACAACAAGAACATAATAGTTAAAGCATTTAGAGAACATTCAAAAGCATCTGAAAAATATATTGATGTAACTATTTTGCAACCAGATGGATATTTATGGAAAGGCTCAATACCATATTTCTACAGACGGACAGGCTTATTTATTGAAACTCCCGAAGATTTAGTTGATTATCTCAATAATGTCTATCCATTATTTTCAAAAAATGCTGTTGATAAATTTGTAGCAATTGAGAAAAAGAGATGGAGCGATGAAATGAGTGGTAAAGAAACTACTAAAGGATTTTTTGATAAACTTTTAAATCTTGAATGGAATAGCGTACAATATGATTTACCAGCGAATAGAAATTTTGCAAGAAGAATTCAAGACATAAAAGAATTCGGATATACACTTGCAACTGACACAAGAAGAAGAGTAAAAGGCAAATATATAACTGATACACATTTACAATTAGTTCCATTGCCTAAAGGCGGTGTAACAGGTTATGAAGTTATGTCGCAAACTTTCAAAGCAAGAGCAATTGCAGTTATGGAAGCTGTTAATGTTTATGAATTAAGTACATCAAATAAGCATGGCTTATTGCCCGACCACAAATTCCCAGAAATTAGATGGGACGAAGAAACAAGAGCAGAAAATCCCGAAGAAATGAACGAAGCTCAAATCAAGGAAAAGTTTCAGCTCGTTGATAATCAAAGAAACCAACAAAAACGAGAAGTGTGTAGAAGGTGCTTCCAAACAGGACAAAGAGGAAAACTTTACGGTTTGAATTTTTTTTATCAAGGAGACGAAAATTGGTCTACTGAATTTCCGAGAGTTGGTAAAGAAGCTGAAAAAGGCTGTGTTGGTTGTGGTTGGTATGACATTCAAAAATGGAGAGACAGTTTGAATGAATTTATCAGTCTTAACAAGAAATAA
- a CDS encoding transposase has translation MQDLMAFTNGVENFWSHLKRGVDGISHLVSEEHLQKYVNEYSLRYNTRKQSTNDKFILILNNITTRVKYQDFINHGK, from the coding sequence ATGCAAGATTTGATGGCATTTACAAATGGAGTTGAAAACTTTTGGAGTCATTTAAAAAGAGGAGTGGATGGTATTTCTCACTTGGTAAGCGAAGAACATCTTCAAAAATATGTAAATGAATACTCACTTAGATACAATACAAGAAAACAATCTACAAATGATAAATTTATCTTAATTTTGAACAATATTACAACAAGAGTAAAATATCAAGACTTTATTAATCATGGAAAATAA
- a CDS encoding helix-turn-helix domain-containing protein, producing MSQVIVLTLTTDQLQTYFDNMVLKVESLIKDSHTKEVASKEWLTAKEVCILLKISHTTLHDWSKKGIIQKHSIGDRVRFRHDEIMGSLQRMETKRKRI from the coding sequence ATGTCACAAGTTATCGTACTAACATTAACAACGGACCAACTTCAAACCTACTTTGATAATATGGTCCTAAAGGTCGAGTCCTTAATCAAGGATTCCCATACTAAGGAAGTAGCATCAAAAGAATGGCTTACCGCCAAAGAGGTATGTATACTGCTAAAAATTAGTCATACGACCCTTCATGATTGGTCAAAAAAAGGCATCATCCAAAAACATTCCATTGGAGACCGAGTTCGATTTAGGCATGATGAAATCATGGGATCATTGCAACGTATGGAGACTAAAAGGAAGCGCATATGA
- a CDS encoding pentapeptide repeat-containing protein, whose translation MDNNKVEQSNINTGGGDIAGGNIDKSITNKIYQNIKSVSRFDKSGKKNHFNVFPNSAYHINDLFIFPNSDFIDIIDITEENIVEVNENEELLKYIIERKITFIIGGYGVGKSILSKKINFDLRENCKVLYLDSTELSIYVEGRDLEDEYDLEDKPTLIIIDSIDELNNVNSATGTKASELVTLFAKNLKSNHKLLITTRLFQNDVKKSISMYATILFDLDIFSFGVITIKSFSKTHIKEWIENYFWFKEKIEHKYLSFEYSEIKRWKKGLQSALHNPLMLFLFCEHFINNIKEINYDIYDIYNLYSDFVNKTVKGKFDLETKKGSKQIPSQIQDEYRGILKKISFSILRHNYLNQYELNPENEFIDTNIQLFSISENEIEVTLKTEIEHFISISAISKEQEAPLKYNLLNCYFFEFYLKQLKFKDNNILFFFIAEKYYEIFSDFLLKDLDVFYNNFLEHCNIPLNAIIIEMLLQKLKSDENLTNIPTQLEAMIQKGYFINFEEEKHLNAMTFYKVNCDILLSIIYLNLNKPNTQFVNYFVKRLIWYTSSIKLIDSRILYLVKRFFKECSLIDIEIRRINLKGFNFDNSNFKNVKFIQNKIVETRFNYANFYNSEFYLSEIEKSEFNGIKGDFKFNSCVIKHLIIDDFDELKILFNRCLVQDITFRSENKFSSKKLSLEFANCDLRQIKINRTDVDNIYLKECFFDTFDFKSSIIRNFAINNSICRSKKTYDIDGQSEIKNETIN comes from the coding sequence ATGGATAATAACAAGGTAGAACAATCAAATATTAATACAGGTGGTGGTGATATTGCTGGTGGAAATATTGATAAATCTATAACTAACAAAATATATCAAAACATAAAATCAGTTTCCAGATTTGATAAATCGGGAAAAAAAAATCACTTTAATGTGTTTCCAAATTCAGCGTATCACATTAATGACCTTTTTATTTTTCCAAATTCAGATTTTATTGACATTATAGATATAACTGAGGAGAATATTGTTGAAGTAAATGAAAATGAAGAACTTTTAAAATACATTATTGAAAGAAAAATTACGTTTATTATTGGTGGATATGGAGTTGGAAAATCTATATTATCAAAAAAAATAAATTTCGATTTAAGAGAGAATTGTAAAGTTTTATATCTTGATTCTACGGAACTCAGTATTTATGTAGAAGGTAGAGACTTAGAGGATGAATATGATTTAGAAGATAAACCGACATTAATAATTATTGACTCAATAGATGAACTTAATAATGTTAATTCAGCAACGGGAACGAAAGCTAGTGAACTTGTTACTTTATTTGCCAAAAACTTAAAAAGCAATCATAAATTACTAATTACAACAAGATTATTTCAGAATGATGTTAAAAAGTCAATTTCAATGTATGCTACTATATTATTTGACTTAGATATATTTTCATTTGGAGTCATTACTATAAAATCTTTTTCAAAGACACATATAAAAGAATGGATAGAAAATTATTTTTGGTTTAAAGAAAAAATCGAACACAAATATTTATCTTTTGAATATTCTGAAATTAAACGTTGGAAAAAAGGTCTACAAAGTGCTCTTCATAATCCATTAATGTTATTTTTATTTTGCGAACACTTTATAAACAATATAAAAGAAATAAATTATGACATTTATGATATTTATAATTTATATTCTGACTTTGTAAATAAAACAGTTAAGGGAAAATTTGACCTTGAAACAAAAAAAGGTTCAAAACAAATTCCATCACAAATACAAGATGAATATAGGGGAATTTTGAAAAAGATTTCATTTAGTATTTTACGTCATAATTATCTCAATCAATATGAATTAAATCCTGAAAATGAATTCATAGATACAAATATACAATTATTTAGTATTTCTGAAAATGAAATTGAGGTAACATTGAAAACTGAAATTGAACATTTCATTTCAATTTCAGCAATTTCCAAAGAACAAGAAGCTCCTTTAAAATATAACTTACTAAACTGCTATTTCTTTGAATTTTATTTAAAGCAATTAAAATTTAAGGATAACAATATTCTTTTCTTTTTTATCGCAGAAAAGTATTACGAAATATTTAGCGACTTTTTACTAAAGGATTTAGATGTTTTTTATAACAATTTTTTAGAGCATTGTAATATTCCTCTAAATGCTATTATAATTGAGATGCTTCTTCAAAAATTGAAGTCAGACGAAAATCTAACTAATATTCCTACTCAATTAGAAGCAATGATTCAAAAGGGATATTTTATAAATTTTGAAGAAGAGAAACATTTAAATGCAATGACATTTTACAAAGTAAATTGCGATATACTTTTAAGTATAATTTACTTGAACTTAAATAAACCTAATACACAATTCGTTAATTACTTTGTAAAAAGATTAATTTGGTACACTAGTTCAATAAAACTAATTGATAGTAGGATTTTATACTTAGTGAAAAGGTTTTTTAAAGAATGTAGTCTTATAGATATTGAAATTAGAAGAATAAATTTAAAAGGATTCAACTTTGATAATTCAAACTTTAAAAATGTAAAATTTATACAAAACAAAATTGTAGAGACAAGATTTAATTACGCCAACTTTTACAATTCTGAATTCTATCTTTCAGAAATTGAAAAATCTGAATTTAATGGAATAAAAGGTGACTTTAAATTCAATTCTTGTGTCATTAAACACTTAATTATTGATGATTTCGATGAGCTTAAAATCCTATTTAACAGGTGTTTAGTACAAGATATTACCTTCCGTTCTGAAAATAAATTTTCCTCAAAAAAATTGAGTTTAGAATTTGCAAATTGTGATCTAAGGCAAATCAAAATAAATAGAACAGATGTAGATAACATTTATTTAAAAGAATGTTTTTTTGACACCTTCGATTTCAAAAGCTCAATAATTAGAAACTTTGCAATTAATAATTCTATTTGTAGGTCAAAAAAAACATATGATATAGATGGTCAATCTGAAATAAAAAATGAAACTATAAACTAA
- a CDS encoding PriCT-2 domain-containing protein translates to MSAMDVSFFKSIKETKNGKRISIDQILNQIKYGEWQIDVGMVRQATTKEAREAAKKKLSYFTPCGVFDERKNSGLSKHSGLISIDIDKIDPSEMDDIKSFLFADDYTFAGFVSASGNGLCLLVKIDPKKHEDAFEGLQQYYFTKYQIIIDPACKDLSRPRFITYDPYLIHNPSSLKFKEYIIKPKKQPKVTGYLHIQTNFEKLLYSINTDIAPTYSDWFKIGQAFANTYGSEGLKYFEHISQFWSVSKKNLDKNIAHQYENCLKNKDKSIGIGTFYYYAKLHGYESVSKEAQAIAKKAFYYKRDTLDQETAVKNLVSFLDTEMDIADIQEIVKSVYESSNFNPLLVKDADDDSDLYDEVLLYLQTSHDIKRNEITKFIENKGVEQDAPDVNSLFFECKKLFPKITFENLFRLINSRNIPEYNPIKEYIESLKYNGESNIEKVVQSLNSDTADLKWRVAMFKHWIVGMMESVYGKKCDLMMVLSGVQDSGKTEFFRQLLPQPLMRYFSESQLDEGKDDKLLMTQKLMIFDDEFAGKSKQDSKKMKLMLSSNTFSLRAPYGMKNMDYKRIALLCGTSNDEELLNDPTGNRRYVIFNIIGVNNFDLYNSVDKEQIIAEAYFLWKSGLTSKINKEEKEIMNEATFEKHYESTIEFEMLHKFYKPSESIDTGIFISTTEIKDHIEKHSEQKLYIKRLGMELRRSGFIRVKPKDRKIYGYMVLKNDGTDSPSGGAYGELPSWVTS, encoded by the coding sequence ATGAGTGCAATGGATGTGAGTTTTTTTAAATCTATCAAAGAAACTAAAAACGGCAAAAGAATTTCTATTGATCAGATATTGAATCAAATTAAATATGGTGAATGGCAAATTGATGTTGGAATGGTTCGTCAAGCCACAACAAAGGAAGCAAGAGAAGCAGCAAAAAAGAAATTGTCATACTTTACACCGTGCGGTGTATTTGATGAACGAAAAAATTCAGGATTAAGCAAACATTCAGGATTGATATCAATCGACATTGATAAGATTGATCCAAGCGAAATGGATGATATTAAATCTTTTCTATTTGCTGATGATTATACTTTTGCAGGTTTTGTTTCTGCAAGTGGAAATGGTTTATGTTTACTTGTAAAAATAGATCCAAAAAAACATGAAGATGCATTCGAGGGATTGCAACAATATTATTTTACTAAATATCAAATAATAATTGATCCAGCTTGTAAAGATTTAAGTAGACCTAGATTTATTACTTATGATCCTTATTTGATTCACAATCCAAGTTCTTTAAAGTTTAAGGAATATATTATTAAGCCAAAAAAACAACCAAAAGTTACTGGCTATTTGCATATTCAAACAAACTTTGAAAAATTATTATATTCGATCAATACAGATATTGCTCCAACATATTCTGATTGGTTTAAAATTGGACAAGCATTTGCAAACACATACGGATCAGAAGGATTAAAATATTTCGAACACATTTCGCAATTTTGGTCAGTATCAAAAAAGAATTTAGATAAAAATATTGCACATCAATATGAGAACTGTTTAAAGAATAAAGACAAATCAATTGGGATAGGTACATTTTATTATTATGCAAAGTTGCATGGTTATGAAAGTGTATCTAAAGAAGCTCAGGCAATTGCAAAAAAAGCATTTTACTATAAACGTGATACACTGGATCAAGAAACAGCAGTAAAAAATTTAGTATCATTTTTAGATACTGAAATGGATATTGCCGACATTCAAGAAATTGTTAAGTCTGTTTATGAATCAAGCAATTTTAATCCTCTACTTGTCAAAGATGCGGATGATGATTCGGATTTATACGATGAAGTTTTATTATACTTGCAAACAAGTCACGACATTAAAAGAAATGAGATTACAAAGTTCATAGAGAACAAAGGCGTGGAACAGGATGCACCTGATGTGAATAGTTTATTTTTTGAGTGCAAGAAATTATTTCCTAAGATTACATTTGAAAATTTATTTCGTTTAATTAACTCTAGGAATATTCCTGAATACAATCCGATAAAAGAATACATAGAATCACTAAAATATAATGGTGAATCAAATATCGAAAAAGTTGTACAATCTTTAAACTCCGACACAGCAGATTTAAAATGGAGGGTGGCAATGTTCAAACATTGGATTGTTGGAATGATGGAATCAGTTTATGGAAAAAAATGTGATCTGATGATGGTACTTAGCGGTGTTCAGGATTCAGGTAAGACAGAATTTTTTAGACAGCTATTGCCGCAACCATTAATGAGATATTTTTCTGAATCACAATTAGACGAGGGCAAAGATGATAAATTATTAATGACTCAAAAACTTATGATCTTCGATGATGAGTTTGCAGGAAAATCAAAACAGGATTCAAAGAAAATGAAATTAATGTTAAGTAGTAACACGTTTTCGTTGAGGGCTCCATATGGTATGAAAAATATGGACTACAAGAGAATTGCATTATTATGTGGTACAAGTAATGATGAGGAACTTTTAAATGACCCTACAGGAAATAGAAGATATGTAATATTCAATATAATAGGGGTAAATAATTTCGATTTATATAATTCTGTTGACAAGGAACAAATAATTGCAGAAGCTTATTTTTTGTGGAAATCTGGATTGACTTCAAAAATAAATAAAGAAGAAAAGGAAATCATGAATGAAGCGACATTCGAAAAACATTATGAATCGACAATTGAATTTGAGATGCTACATAAATTTTACAAACCCAGCGAATCAATTGATACAGGAATTTTTATAAGCACTACAGAAATAAAAGATCATATTGAAAAGCATTCCGAGCAGAAACTATATATCAAACGTCTAGGAATGGAGTTAAGACGTTCAGGATTCATAAGGGTAAAACCTAAAGACCGAAAAATCTATGGATATATGGTCCTAAAAAATGATGGAACAGATTCACCCAGCGGTGGAGCATACGGAGAATTGCCTTCTTGGGTTACATCTTAA